aattaaaattatttatttctgtttCTGTTATTCTGTTCAcatttatgtatgtacatattatgattgaatatgttaataggattgtcttgataatataaattataagagTCATTttagactatattaggaaaggctAACGATTTTTATTGTACATAAAAGAAGTATGATATTAATTATATACAACCAcagtgactcgcattgatagtcaagcttaatatgatattatgtttattggacttattggcctattttataaaattcatatacacgtataaaatatatttttaagtttcaaaatctaattaaataaattatttttaaataaacttttattttatttattttaattttaaattttttatatcttaccgATTAATGGGCTAAGTGagagaatattatattatataatactaTCTAAATAGGTaatatatattatggatatgattagattatgattatgtttattggccaatagaaagaaAATCCAATTATGATATGATTCCTTAAGAGATGACTTTGATGGGAGAGAACCTACTATGAGCTAATTACTTATCATAAACTCTATTCTTGTTTATAAATAGACAAAACTTTTTATGGACTAAAAAGACTAAAAACATAATACGTTGATATATGACATTATTGAGAGGAAAAGACGAGTCTAATTCTCTTTATAGATCGATATTGTTATATCTCGctcatacatcacataaaaacttTCTGAATGAATATTGTTATTGATCTATATAACAATATTGATATTATTGTaaattgatttattattatttgatttcagaattttgatattattatttgttttttgATAAAAACTACGAGGGTCCACTTTCAAGTTTGACACAAGCTGAGATATTGGGATACTAGGTGATTTCGACTAAGATCTTGCATACCTCTATCGAGAGTATAGTCGATAAAACTTCTTCTATGCTTAAGTTAGTATTAATTTAAAGATTTCTATCAAATGACAAGTACAAAGGCATAATTCACTAAAGAGCATGATTGAGCCCTCCAGAACATACTTAGGGCTTTTTATAATCGAGTTAAAGTAGTGGTCAATGTGGCCGAGCTCATAGAGTCCTCATTGATGCCGGTGATAACTCAATAGATCTAAATTCTATCGACGTATCAATCGACCAAGTAAAATCAATGTATCAGTTAGATTCTAACCAGATTAAAATAACACGACTGCCCACGTGTCATATTCTCCTAATCAAGGTGGTAGAGACCACGACGGGTAATCATAAAGCAATGCACACAAAAGCTCAAGGTGGCTCAAGTCTGGGACATTAGCAACAGCAACACGTAGTGAACCGAGAAACAACAGAGTCAACAAAAGGAACGAGGAACAGATGTTGAGCACGGCTAATTAAATATTATTccgtataattaattatctttagcatccctgtctttatttttttaaaagtttACCACAATTTATCACTAAACAATTTAAAGTTCATATCCAGAAACTATCGGGCAAAGAAAGCGATCCAATGCAAAGAAAGCAGAGCAAACGATGCACAAAAGAAAGTGTCAATCAACGAGTATGATGAATGAATGATCTTTATGCTAAGAAATTGTCCCAAAGCATAGACATTATTAAGATTGGAACCAAAATAAAACCAGTAAATTCATGACTAAACCGCATATAAATTGCCACAAAATTCGTCTACCAATACATAAAATGATCCAAAATCTTTTCTACTATCCAACCAACCAGAAGGGAAACCAAACAATTAATAACGAGAAAAGGGCAATCCTTCTACAGACCCAAATCCATCACAACAGCATTGCATAAGCCTATCGATTCCTACCTTTGACTTCCCCTCTAAAAGATTGATTCTTCAGGCATAGTTCAGACGGAATATGTCGTTCAGCACATAGAAGCTTCCCTGAGGTGTTGGCATCAGATGAAACATCtacagcaaaaacacacaaatcaGTCACTTCTCTTGAGTTACAGAAAGATTTCGCTGTCTTCAACTGTCCTAGGTTATTTAACAAACACAGGATCACAAGAGATcatgaacaaaatcaaaagatgcaTAACCATTAACACacccaaaatatcataaaataaccAAGTCCTTTTACCAAACCACAACAATAGACAGAATTCAGCAACAACATGCATATGTTCTTTAACAAAGACAGTTTCACAATATAATAAGCTTCTACTCTTTACTTTGAAAATAATACACTTCTACCAAATAGAAAGAAGATGGCATGTAACTTGGGATTGAATTCAAATATCATGGACTCTCTCTTGGAATGAAGTTTCCTCTTTATTGCCCTTTTATCACCATATATTTTGTCAGCATAGTAAATAGAAAAGCACTAAAGTTACAAGAAGACCCCATCCTTCATGTTTGAAGTTGAAATTGAACAAGTTTTAGATTGTCGTATAATTTATCAGATAGTTATTTAATATCTTTATTGCCTTTGCATCGCCATATATTTTGTCGGTATAGTAAATAGAAAAGCACTACAGATACCAGAAGACCCCATCTCTCACATTTGAAGTTGCAATTCAACTAAGTTATAGTTCCTTATGCAGGATAATAAACTTTTGATTTCCAATACATATtacataatttttctaaatgatttGACTATTGTtatcatttatataatatttcCTGTACACTTTAATTttacattttaaattttatagtgttctgctatttctatttttatttcttatgCAATCCCGATCCAGATCAATACATAAATTGACTGCTATTCATACAAGTAGCAAAGAGATTATTCATTCATCAAAGATGATAGACTAAGGGCATCAAATTAACATAATTTGAAGAGTTTCATTCGACGCCCTCGTTGTTTCTCTATAGTTCCTAAAAGAGGAGCTAAAAAGCTCTGGTTTTTACTGAATGCAACACCACATTGTTTATGATCGCATGTTCTTAGACTGCCATTCCTCAAACACGATCCATGAACCACCCGACCAGAGGTTGGTTCCTCTACGCCACTGAATAAACTCTCTAAATCATTACAGGCATTAAGAAGAACGATACCAAGACAGAAAACAGAACCATCGTTTATTGCCCTAAAAGAGCGAAACAGGAGAAATGAGTCCAACATGACGCCGATTAACATCCGATCATCAAGTCACTCACACAAGTACGACCAAGCTGTTTTGATAGCAAGAAAATCATAATTAAAAGATAATATCAGATCAAAAACCACAAACccttgaatcataaaaagaagagAATAATTAGGTATAATCTGAAAAAAATTTCGACCCTATCAAACCATTCGGCCGATCTGATGCTAACAGAAGGAGTGTGAGAGAAGGACAGACAGAGGAGAGGGTATACCTGGCTGAACTTGAGGGCGTGGGATTCCCCGGAAATCTGGAGGGAGCCGCTGACGAAGACGAGCATGCCGCCGGCGGGGCCGGAGGGCTGGCAATCGACGGTCGAGACAGCGTGGACGCACTGCTGGAAGGGGAGGGAGGTCAGCTTGGCGACGATGGCCGCGGCGCCCTGTATCTTGTCGCCCTCGAAGGTCAGCATGGAGGCATCCTGGTACAGACCCCCCAGCCCCGGCCGGTTCCCGTCAAACGTCCGGTAGTAGTGCTCCACGAACGCCTTCGCCACCGCGTCCGGATCcatcgccgctgccgctgtcgtcaAACAAGACGTCTTTCCAACCaaccctttcccctcttcggcgtaCAAAAGGACAGGAGAGCCAAAAGGGGGAGGCGCGATGACGTGTACAACCAGTGAATGCATTGTAACAGACTGCTCGGCGAGCCGTTAGGCCCATGGACCATTTAATTGCTCAATATGGGCCCTATTAAAGGCCCATTAACAGGACCAGACCGTCAACCTGATTACACAACCAACAGGGGATcacttaattttatatatatatatatatatatatatatatatatatatatatatatatatatatatatatatatatatatatatacttaattgTGTGTATGGCACAAGAAAAATCGTCTGCAATTGTGCCTTTAAtttgtacaaaaaaaattagTGCAGAAAAATAGAAGGATGCCCACAACGATTGGGGAGGATTCCCCACCCATCAGAGAACCATGTGATGGTGATCATATAATGCAGCACCGCAGCTGCAATCACTGTTTGAAGAGGGACACACCACTTGTGTAAAACAGAGCAGGGTCCTCCCTCTGTGGTCTTAAATTCATGGCCTAGCAGAAGAACAGTGTTCTTCTTGCCACATTATCTGAAACAGGGGATCAAATGGCCCACTTTGCACTTTTGCACGAAGAATATTGTTTGCAAAGGCTTTAGGCTCCCCATTTCAACTCTTTACCACAATGGACATGTTATAATTGCTGGGTTGCTCTTTCCTCTCACAAAAGCTGATCTGTAAAGCAGAGAATGAGAGCAACATGCAGTGGGACAAGCATCCTTGGCATCGGCACGTGATGTGTGCTGAGTTCTCTTGAGATGAACCTTTTCTCCTCGCTTGTCACATGTTCAGATCAGGAGGGACGGGTGTTTCTTCTTATATTTGTCtgccatcttcatcttcatcttcatcttcatctccatGTGCTGCCACAGTCGAAGGTGGACATGAAAAGGGATGCGGCAAAAGACAGGGCATAAGCTCAAAGCAACAAAATGGTTTCATGGATGCGTCACCTTAGCACTTCCATTGTGTCACCTACTAAAGCTCACACCACATGCTGTCAGTCTCAAAACCATGGAAGCTACAGATAGAGGCTTTGTGATGATGGAACGCATTGTGATGTCAACTCCCATAGCATGCCAAGTGAGTTCGAGAGCTTAAAGAAAAATTAAACCTTGCTTGAGATTTTGGTACCGCTTGCAATGCAGATCAAGATAGGGAACGCTTCTCCATTGGTGGTTCTCCATCAAGGAAGAGCATAAGGGACTTGAGCCAATCCATAGCTTTTAGATGAGATGGTTGTTTAATGTGTGcaaacaacattctcttttcatGTGCAATAGCATGTGATTCCATTACTTAAATACATTTTATTACATAGTGTGGATGCCCACAGAGAAGTTAAATTTGGAGACCATCAGTCACTGGTTAGATTAATCTAATCACTGTGTGTGCACTTTCTGTGGTATTTAGCAATCTGTCATTAGTGGTAAGATTGGAGTCTTCTTGGGTTTGAAGCCTTCTAGTCTTACAATCATACTCTAACCAGACATGGGGTTAAGTACCATCTCCACACCATTCCCTTGCAGCTCAAAAAAAGAGGTACTGGTACACCACTTGGCACTGTCATCAATAAATTTTGATGCTAATGGTGTAACATTTGGGCATTTTGTGCTACAAATACTTTATATTCTGCAGTCATTCATAAAATGATGTGTGTTCTCTGTTGCAAGTTGGCTGGCCTTAGCACAATAAACCAAGTCTACTTGAACTAATTGGTAGAGTGGCTCACTGCTACAAAAGAATGACAATTTGATAGGGTTCTACCATACTACTATTTAGATGGCAAGTATTTATTTCACTAAGCTCTTTCTacctttattttattaaaatataaataatctaTTAGCATAGTTAgctaagtgaaaaaaaaaatcgtAAATGATATATATGAGTAGGATATTTATATGTTTAGTAAGTACTAACTGCACTATTATTACGTTCCTACAATAATACGTCTTGTCGTTGGACAATTATTATTAGTAGTCAAGTGCATTAAAGTATTTGGTAGCAATACATACGGTCAAATATAgccatttatttttatattatgcataataatttgcaaaacatgatttttttagagTATGATTAGAGTCATTAttgatatgaaaattatttttatattattttattgagATAGGCATAACAGCGActcatcgtagaaagttttcggaCCTTTAAACGACCTCAAAAAGTTTTGGTACGTGCGCCGCATGGGCTTCGCACGTGCCCTTCGATCCTTCAAATTCCCACGTTTGGTGCCCTGTGCTGCATACACAGTGagcgagagtgagagagagagagctgtgcTTGACAGTGGCGTAGGGAAGTAACGCCTCTGGTATCGCTTTCCGTTGCCGACGTCGTCTGCTTGAAGCACCAAGCTAAGATTTCGGACCGAGCGAGTGATGGGGGAGGTCGAAAGCCGACGcgttttctctttttgttttgaTTCGCTCAAAGATTTCTGCTTTTCTTGATGGTTTTGCTGATGAGATGTGTGGTTACTTGGCAGGAGGAGAAAAAGCCGGAGCAGGGGAAGAAGGAGGAGCCCAAGGCGAAGGAGGAGAACAAGGAGGAGGGGAAGGGTGAGGACGGGAAGAAGGGCGGTGGCGAGGGGGAGAAGAAGGAAGGGGGTGGCGAAGAAAAGAAGGCGGACgagccgccgcctccgccgccggaGGAGATCGTGATGCGCGTCTACATGCACTGCGAGGGATGCGCCAGGAAGGTGAAGCGCTCGTTGAAGGGATTCGAAGGTAACGAGGGTTGTACATTTCTTGAGGACCCAAAAATCTCGCCTTTTGTTCGATTCCGTCGAGAAACTTGGAATTGATGCCGGATCTTCTTGTTCTGCGGTGGAAAGGTGTGGAAGATGTGAAGACGGACTGCAGGACCCACAAGGTGGTTGTGAAGGGGAAGAAGGCGGCGGAGGACCCGATGAAAGTGGTGGAGCGGGTCCAGAAGAAGGCGGGGAGGAAGGTGGAGCTGCtgacgccgctgccgccgccgaagccggagaagaaagaggaggaaaagaaggaagaggagaagcccaaggtagaggagaagaaggaagaggtcagccatcctcctctctt
The window above is part of the Musa acuminata AAA Group cultivar baxijiao chromosome BXJ2-6, Cavendish_Baxijiao_AAA, whole genome shotgun sequence genome. Proteins encoded here:
- the LOC135614429 gene encoding nuclear transport factor 2B translates to MDPDAVAKAFVEHYYRTFDGNRPGLGGLYQDASMLTFEGDKIQGAAAIVAKLTSLPFQQCVHAVSTVDCQPSGPAGGMLVFVSGSLQISGESHALKFSQMFHLMPTPQGSFYVLNDIFRLNYA